The window GCAGGGGTCAAGAACTTCGCCGATGTGCTGGCCTTCGCCGGCGACACCGGTGATTTCCTGGCGTTCATAGTGCTGCCGATTCTTATTTACCTTGCCAGCAAGCTCAGGAAGTAATCCTTTGCTTTTTTCTATCCTTTTTCGAAAGGATTCCCGGCTACCAGCCGGAATGGAAAAGAAAGCACATGAATAAGCCTTCAATTCTGCGGTAAGATTTATATTCCCCCCGTTCAAATCCTCATCGAGGTGTTTCCCATGGAGAACGGCTACAAAACCTACAGAGACAAGGTTATTGAGTATCTGGAGGCCCACGAGAAGTGGAGGAGCTCAACCATAAACCTGATTGCGAGTGAGAACGTAACCTCCCCAAGCGTCAACCGCGCCGTTTCTAGCGGCTTCATGCACAAGTACGCCGAGGGCTGGCCCAGACAGAGGTATTATCAGGGCTGTAAGTACGTTGATGAGGTCGAGCTCATCGGTGTTGACCTCTTCTGCAAGCTCTTTGGAAGCGACTTTGCTGACCTCAGACCTATATCCGGAACCAACGCCAACCAGGCAGTTTTCTTCGGTCTCACCCAGCCGGGAGACAAGGCTATCGTTCTGCACACCTCCCATGGTGGCCACATAAGCCACATGCCCTTCGGAGCCGCTGGAATGAGGGGCCTTGAAGTCCACACCTGGCCCTTTGACAACGAGGAGTTCAACATCGACGTTGACAAGGCCGCTCAGCTCATTCGTGAGCTCGAGCCAAGAATAGTCGTCTTCGGTGGTTCGCTCTTCCCGTTCCCACACCCGGTCAAGGAACTTGCTCCGGTGGCTAAGGAAGTCGGTGCTTACGTCATGTACGACGCAGCCCACGTGCTCGGTCTCATTGCCGGAAAGCAGTTCCAGAACCCACTCAGGGAGGGCGTTGACATCATGACC of the Thermococcus onnurineus NA1 genome contains:
- the glyA gene encoding serine hydroxymethyltransferase, with amino-acid sequence MENGYKTYRDKVIEYLEAHEKWRSSTINLIASENVTSPSVNRAVSSGFMHKYAEGWPRQRYYQGCKYVDEVELIGVDLFCKLFGSDFADLRPISGTNANQAVFFGLTQPGDKAIVLHTSHGGHISHMPFGAAGMRGLEVHTWPFDNEEFNIDVDKAAQLIRELEPRIVVFGGSLFPFPHPVKELAPVAKEVGAYVMYDAAHVLGLIAGKQFQNPLREGVDIMTASTHKTFPGPQGGIILYKNFGDDVAKLQWAIFPGVLSNHHLHHMAGKVITAAEMLEFGERYAAQIVKNAKALAEALAEEGFKVIGEDKDYTESHQVIVDVSDLHEAAGGWAAPLLEEAGIILNKNLLPWDPLEKVNTPSGLRIGVQEMTRVGMLEDNMKDIAVFMRRVLIDKEDPKKVEKEVAEYRKEYQKVYYSFDHGLPMKE